DNA sequence from the Parambassis ranga chromosome 1, fParRan2.1, whole genome shotgun sequence genome:
GGATTTTATGCAAGATAGAACTGATCttacataaaatcaataaatgaacaaatatcagtcatgcatttattttagaTTAGGTTTCAGCTGGCTCTGATGCATCCAGGATCATTTTTTTACAGGGCAGGTGTACTAAGCTGTATTTACACTTGAGAATTGTTACAGTACTGTCATTGTATGAATATATGGAAGGTTCATATGAGTCATTATATTTTCTGTCCATCAAGTATGTGTTGTACTGCAGCTGTTCAGCACTGTGCCCAAGATAAACCTCCCTTTGGGAAAAAAGAGTTTGACTTCACTGACTTGCTGTACCGGTGTATGCAAGGTTCATAGGGTTAGCAGGCATAAGGCTTGACATATTATGACTGATATGCCTTTTAATAAATTTCCATGCAGACCATTTGTCATTTTACTTGTGGCTGGAGAACATCTATTTTGAAAGTGATCTATTTCTCATCTACGTGTCAGTTGTGTAGCTAAGACCACATCAAGACCACAATGTCACAGCATGAAAATACATGTTAAGATGTTTGACTGTTCACTGGAAATTCCACAAAGAGCAAATAGAAAGACATGGATGGACAGAGCAGAGGTTGCCTAAGGCCACTTAGacctgtaaaaaataaagcccctACAGCTGTTACTGAGGGGTCCTGAGAAGTTTCCATGAAATTTACAGTGTACTATGTTTATATGTACTTGATGCAAGGCAAGAGGTGGCTTCCTCGTCTACGAGATAGATCCACAGACCAACTCTTTTCAGCTACCTGAATCTGCCCAAAACTGCTTTATTTAAGACTGACTGGTACAAGGTGTAGATGAGTCCAACATACCAGCAATACCAGCTGCAGCTTGATCTTCAATTTGAAGCACCTAGTTTCAAACTGAGGTGTTACCATACAAAGATGTTCAGTCTGTTTTGAACTAGTTTGTTTCTCTGTATTGTGGCTTTGATCTTTGAGAGTTAAAAAGTCTTGTTCTTATATCCtgggtttattgtttttacagaaCATTAAGGCAGCTCTGACTAAGCCGAAGTAGGAAAAAGACTCAAAGACTAACGTTGGTAAACTAAAGCCTGGCCTGTTTTAACGATTTACTAGGTATTAATGATAAATTCCAGCATGTCTACAACAAACCtcccttctttgttttttttatttttcttctattCGTTTGCTCATGAGAAATCAACAGTTGATCTTGTTCCTATCTCCACCAGAAAAACGAGGGTCTAAATGATGATATAACCCTGTTTGAAGTGAGCTACTTCCTGAAGCTTCAGGATATTTTGAGACAATCCATCCTCTAAATCAGTGTTTCCCAGCCTTTATTATTTGTCCCATGGCACATCACCCACCACCCTCAcaagtttgatttgattttaattaatttaccCAGATTACAACAAAGGTCATTTCAAGTTTTCTGTCCCATAGAACAGGTCTATacagaaacatattttattaCACTAAAtagccttatgttatttatctaATTTACACAATGGCATGTCATTGACAATGCATGCACCGACCCAAAAGTCTCTTCACTTATCTAACTCTAGGGGTATTTAATTGTTATGCTTGTCACTATACCTTGCAGGCCTAGACGATCAAAGATcaattatttacagtaaattaataattaatattttCAGACCAATTAAGTGAAAATCAATAATTTCCCACGGCACACCTGAAGATCTCTAACGACACACTGGCTGGGAAACACTGCTTTATACAATtttcccctgggattaataaagtatttctgatatGATATAATTGGGAGAAATGTATTCCTGCAAAGTAATAGTGTTTGTGTTATGCAGTAAAACTGCCATACGTCCTCACAGGGCCTTGCACCATCgtacagacacagagaccttTAGTCCCTAACAAAGGAACCTCAGGCCATGGGGCTACAACTTCCAACTATTTTACAGTTACAGAtacaaatacagtttaaatAACTTGCAGGGAAAAAAACGCTGAACCTCTTAGTATGATGAATAATACAGATAAGAACAGAACTCGGTGTTCATTGCTTTCACCTGACCCACTATTGGTCCATGATGTGAATGCGTAGACCGAAAACACAATGGTGAGAGcaacataatgtaacaaggaaCCTGCAGTCAGCATCCTACAGGAAGTTGGGGGAGGTTATCTCCCTGTTGATCTGGAACGTGCATGCTCCATCAGAGGAGCTCAGGACATTTGTATTGGAGGGAGGCACAGGTTCCACAGATTCACCCTGGGAATGAAATTAAATTAGCTGAGTTTGCAATAACATTCAACAGTGGCTTTCTACCTATAAGCCATTGTTTAGCTATCTACTTGGCCAAAAAACACAAGCTGTAAATGATTATCATTAAGTGAAACTGctttttgtgtgaaaatgatGGCTCATGTTTCCGGAATCACTCTTTGATGACCTGTGGCTGTTGAATCCTAGCCTTTTCCGCTTGCATTATGTCTTGTTTCATTTGAGAAACACATTTTGACCTGACTTGCTGAAGCAACCTTAACACCATCCTTCCAGACTTGTACAGTATGCACTAGGCGCAATAAGAGCATCACTTCATCTGCCTCTTTCCTTATTCTGATGCACTCATCCCTCTGGGGCAGGGGAAATCTGTAATCATCACCAAATGACCTTCTTCCATGCTGCAGTGTCcaatctttttcttctttgaagCCTTTCTCCTAAATTAGCCTACCTTAAAACTggttgtttgttatttttcgGTTGTTTTGTTTACCACTTTGCTTCCAGATTTTAATAATACAGTCAGCTTTTCATGTGCTTTCACACATGTTTGTTTAAGAAATGTGAAACTACTTACTGCATCAGTCAGGCTGAATAACATGGCACATTGGCATAATTACagagtttttttcttgtatatattgtatttattgtaatatGCTGtaatatgctgctactacaactttaAAGTAATTCTTAGTCTTaatctttttttgtaaaagcCAAATTACTTTCATCATTCAAACAGGCAGACTGAGAGGATACAGTCTCACAGTCTGGCTTCCTACTTGGTGTGTGCATCTGTAGAATCATATTGCATTAAGAAAATAAACTGAGCATGCTGGGGTGTTTATCGGTTCACTCTCCCACTGTAGCACCTCTATATTTGAGTCTCAGTATTTTCAATATAATCCATCAATTGACTGACAGAATATTTTATAGAACTTGTTCTATGAGAACATCACTACAGCTAATAACATGGTTAAAAATAATGTGCATACTCTTACTTGCTCATCATGTGCATGGTGTGTATGCACGTACCTGTGGTGCAGCAGTCAACAGGGGATCAGCAGGAGAGAAAGCTGTGTTCTCTACCTTAATCCCATCTTTAAAAGAGTCAGtcgctgctgctggtggaggaaTGCCATACATCACTGGAGCTGGACCACAGccctgcaaacagacacacacaccttaagaCAGTATATGTATTAATGACAAATGTGTAACCAGAGCCATGCAATTATCTTCACTGGCAAGTACAAGAATTGCAGATTGAAAGGTGATATTTATGTCTATTGAGTGGCTAGCCTGAATAACTTGTGTGCCAACGCAAGCTGTGAATGAGCTGAATTCACAGCTTGAATGTAGCAAAATCCTGTCTTACTGGAAAATAGAATCTTATTCTTCTTCTGGCATTGATTTGGCCTGTAAATTGTCTGTCTTGTCATTTGTAAATCCTACATTTAAAGGACTAAAGGTTGAAGCATACTGTTGGAGCTATAGGTCCAGGGGGGTACTGGCCCTGTAGTGAGTTATTCCATTGTGGAGGCTGAGCAGGGGGGATAAAAGCTGGACCAGCAGGAGGGTAGGCCGGGTTTTGAAGGGGTGGGTAGGCTGGGATACAACCCTGCAGAAAAGAGAATCATTAGTTAGATCAGTATCTcctgagggagggaggaagaattACATCTGATACATTTAATTGAAGCACCAGCAGAAAACAGATCAAATTTGGTTTGGGCTTAATTAATTCAGTCCAAATTTATGAATGCTGGCTTAAGGTGTGATACCTACAGGTGGTCCATTCCACTGTCCTGTTGGAGGGGGAGGGTGGACTGTAGGAGCCTACAAaagaatacacacatacatacaacaaTTACTGCCCCATTAATGACAGTAAGAGTAAATACACTGTGTAGTTGGGTATCTTGGGTATCATGGGTCTTGTGTACCATGTCAGAGTTGGGGCCATGAAAGTACACCTGCAAAAGGAAAACACACTTGGTAATTCAACCAGTAAACAGTAACAGATACACACCAAGCAAACATGTTAAACGTTGTATTACTGATCAGAACAGAACAAGTTTACAAATGACAGAACCATGAGTACAGAACAATGAACAATGTTAATATAAACTCACTGCTGGCTGTCCAGGAGAGCTATAAGGAGGGCACGGTCCTACAGGATTACCAGGAGCTGAATGGTTTGTTACTACAGAGGTctagatgcacacacacacaagagtaaATCAGCAACTAAATATTTCCCGTTTctgtctttaaaaaataaattttcaATCACGGCAACCTATTTAACACATTAAGCAGAGCACAAATTTGCAGCTTACTCCATAAAACTGAACGGGTTTTTCACCTGTAGTGTTGCAGCAGTGGTGGCTTTCCTGTTAAATATCTTCTTCCGACAGCAACAGAAAATCCCAGTTGGGATGCCCAGCAGTAGGAGCAGAGCCAGCAGAGGGTTTCCTTGGGCATATTCATGGTGGTCTGCAGGGGGAGAAGACATGAATATTACCATGACATATAACTACAATAACTACAAGCAGTTTCACTTAGAATTTGTGGGGCATGCTTTAGATGTCAAGTAAAGGCTGCTGCCTACAGTATTATAAGCAGAAtgaaagctgcaagcagcgttACAGGGCCCTCGCACAGTGCGGTCCGTAGGGGCCACCGCAGTCCTGAGTCatagaacaagaacaagaaatGTTTCCTGTTGCCAATAGGTGGCGCTTTGACTGTATCTTcatattagcatatcaatctgtttaGAAGCGAATGCAGAGCAGTATTGTAAGATTTTGTTGATTTTTGGTGGTACTGCAAAAAATACAGTTACTTCCTGTGTaatggcgaagggtcaactttgcaGCGGTGCTCCGGCCACACCGtcatacttttgaaagagtttggAATACgcctattccctatggtgtcacGAGTGAATTTCAGATCAATTAGATAAAGTATGTGGGCCTTGAAAAGTTCTGTAGGAGGGTCAGATATCACAAAACTGACCAccaaatcaaaatggtggactttcTGTTGGGAAGCCATGCACCCTTCAAATTGTAATACTTTAGTACAGAATCTTGAACGTGTGTTCCTTATTGTCCCAAGAGTAGACACACTATAATAATAGAGCTTTGCACTGATCCTTGGTGCTCGGGCACCAAAACTAGGACAAATACTTATCAAAAATCCAGTtcacagtgaacacagcagTGCATGAATCCACAGGAGTCACACCCACAGAGCTCAACATCAGCCGTTCTCTAAGAGGTCCCATGGACGTTGAGTTGATCCACATCTGTGTGACCCTGACACCCCTGCCTACCACAAAGCAGACCAACTTGTGGCATTAAGAAAACTAGTGACTAGAAATCTGAATGCTTTATCCAGATTTATAGTCATTAGTTTTGCCACAAGTTGGTCTGGATGGGCAATTTACGGAACATATTTGTGTCTGTTTACCTGCCTCTACTCTTAAGGCCAAGGACTCCTTCACAGCCAAACTTGCACCATAGTGGAAAGGCCAATATGGGCACTGCCAAAGGGCTATGAGAAAAGAGCTCACCAAGGACTGTATCACCTTAAATGTCAAAAATCTCCAAGACTTGACAAGCACATGAATAGTACATTTTCTGTCTATACATGTAGCATTTTAGCCCACTTTTGTTTACCCGTCACTAATTGCACCATTTAGTTCAGTACTTCCATTTCCTGCACCACTGTGGTGGCAGGATATCCATGAAATCAGTCCACTTCCTGCTTTTATCATTACTGCACAGTATTCAGCATTTCCAGTGATTCCAGCTCTTTATAAAGCATCTCAATAAACTCATTTTAGTCACTAGAATATAGaatatttcagcagctgcagtgctgGTGAAATCAAAAAGTGACTGAGTTTGCCtcaagagagaagaaaaaactcCTGGCTACTTGCTCACAATTACATCATGGTTTATACACTCTTTATGAAAACATAAAGAAGCTGTAATTCAAGATAAAggaggaacaaacacacaatcacacgcacacacaggtacacacatggAAATCCCTGTAGTGGAGGACCCACACATAGAAAACAGAAGTCTGGAGACATACCTGTCAAGTCCATCCTGGTTACAGACACTATGCGTTCCCTGCGGTCTCTCAAGGTGTAATGTCCTTCATCGCTGTAGTTCACATGCTTGATCTCAATGCTCATGGAGTGAGTCTGAACCCGATCCCAGTAATCTGGAAGGTCCTGTGATACTAGAGCACCATCTCGCACCTGCAGGAAACAATCTACTGTTAGAGCTTCACCACAGATCAGCACCTGAACCGTCCTGAATCCCTTTATCATATCATATCTTACCAAGGTAACATTTGCAGCCACCCCAGAAAAGGAGAGAACAGCGTCAGAAAGGTCGATGCCCTCAAGGGAGACATAGAGACTCTCTCCTGCTACACACTTCACATAGTTATGTCTGGCTGGAATATAGAGGAGAAAATTCAGAATCTCGGTGATTGGGAAGCAAAGTCTATTGTGTGGAGTTCTATTTATTCTACCTGAGAATGTCACAGATACAAATGATGTTAATGTGTTCCTGCCTCGGATATGTGTtaataattcatttaaaatggTCAATAAGTGTCTGTGTtcattgaaaaacaacaaatacaaaccAAAAGGAACATTGGTAAGACACAAAAAAGTTGATATCAACTCTCATACAAATGCACATTTTAGAAGTAGAtataaacagcaacaacaacaaatgcctGACTGTCATGAAACCACTGTAAAGGAAAAGAACACACAGGAAACTAGCTTGAAGTTTAAATCATCCCAACAATAATAATTAGACATCATATTTTCAAGAAACTTAGATTTTTGCTCATTGACTCAAATTGACTGACACAAATGTATATGTGTATTCAACATGCAGATAAACCTGCTGTGGTTTCTTTACTGGTGTTGTAAGATCTAAAAATGGCTCTTAGCTGTCAGGGTGACATACGTGTGACGGCCACTTTGACAGTGGAAATCTCTTTATTCCAGAAGTCTCTCTGCACATACGTCCCCTGATCCTCATAGGTCACCTAAAACATACAGCCTTCATCAGTACAATTCATTAAGATTTAAGTGAATTAAGATTTATGTCCAAACTATCACTTTGAGTTTGGTTTTTAACAGCAAATGATAAGGTAACATCACTGATGATGGACTGTGATACTCTTATTTCGTACCAGCAAGTATGGTTATTCCCAGGAAGATTCTAAACATAAAGAATTACTGATTACCTTGTCAATGTACCAACGGCGGTCGCTACCTGTGCCTGACACCCTGCCTTTTGATGTCCTGTAGAGGACCGAGCAGAGACATGGCAATGTATCACCTGCAACATCACTCAAAGCTACAACTATCTGTCAACTATCTCAGATCACAAGAGAGTTCCTCACCTGATTCTGCCCCGCTCCCAGTATGGAAAGGTCTCGCTGGGCTTGTCAGCTGGGATGAACTCCAGTATCTCAGCACTCTTGGGCAGAAAGATCTTCAGCTGTCGACCATGGGCCAAGCGCTCATGGAGGTCATGGATAGCATAGGAgtctgacacagaaacaggaggCGGAGGAAGAGAATGACACAGACTGCCTGCCACTGACACTCATCGAAAAAAGGACACTTTAACTTTTAGGTCAGATGACCATTTTGTagtatgcatgtatgtatgtacagttGTCTTTCAAGAGTGCACATTGCAACTATGATACGAAATGCAATGAAGACCATCAATCAACCTATCAATCGAACAATCAATGAATTTGTTCTCAC
Encoded proteins:
- the LOC114442991 gene encoding uncharacterized protein LOC114442991 yields the protein MMWSIVILLAAALCVNSYAIHDLHERLAHGRQLKIFLPKSAEILEFIPADKPSETFPYWERGRIRTSKGRVSGTGSDRRWYIDKVTYEDQGTYVQRDFWNKEISTVKVAVTPRHNYVKCVAGESLYVSLEGIDLSDAVLSFSGVAANVTLVRDGALVSQDLPDYWDRVQTHSMSIEIKHVNYSDEGHYTLRDRRERIVSVTRMDLTDHHEYAQGNPLLALLLLLGIPTGIFCCCRKKIFNRKATTAATLQTSVVTNHSAPGNPVGPCPPYSSPGQPAVYFHGPNSDMAPTVHPPPPTGQWNGPPGCIPAYPPLQNPAYPPAGPAFIPPAQPPQWNNSLQGQYPPGPIAPTGCGPAPVMYGIPPPAAATDSFKDGIKVENTAFSPADPLLTAAPQGESVEPVPPSNTNVLSSSDGACTFQINREITSPNFL